The genomic interval ACGTCGAGGCGGTCCCGCAGCCGCACGAGTCCGGTGAGATCCCAGCGGGGCAGTGGCTGCTCCAGCAAGGTCAGGCCGGCCGCGCTCATCTTGGCGAGGTACGGGAGGGCTGTGGTCGCGTCGTACCCCTCGTTGGCGTCCAGGCACAGCTCGGCGTCGGCGGGGATCGCGGCGCGGACGGCGCGGATCAGCTCGAGGTCCTTGGCCGGGTCCTGGCCGCCCTTGACCTTCAGGTGCATGAACCCACGACCGGCGTACTCCGCTGCCTCGGCAGCCATCTCGTCGAGCGTGCCGAGCCCGACCACCCACGTGGTCTGGACGCGGTCGCGGACGCTGCCGCCGAGGATGGCGTGGACAGGCCAGCCGCAGAGCCGGCCGGCCAGGTCGTACAGCGCGATGTCGAGACCCGACTTGGCGACCTGCTGGCCGCGCAGTACGGCGTCCATCACGACGTGGGCGCCGGCCCGGTCGAGCGGGTCGCGGCCGATCAGGGCCGGGGCGAGGTGTTCCTCGATCGCAGCCTGGACGCCGGCCAGCGTCTCGCCGGTGTACGCCGTCATCGGTGAGGTCTCGCCGATGCCGATCGCCCCGTCGGCGGTGTGCACCTCGACGACCAGGCTGATCAGCTCGGTGCTGACCCCACTGCTGATCTGGAACGGACGGCGGTACGTCGCGCTCACCACGCGGGTCTTGATCGCGCTGATCGGGGCCGATCCCCCGTCCGGCAACCCCGCCGGTTGTGCTGCAAGACTCATAACCGGCTCCTAGGGTCGTATTCTGAGCGGAAAGCATTTACGGTCAAGACCGTAAATACCCTGAGCGCTCTCTGTCAACGGAAGGTGGCACCCCGATGCGGCTGGGTCTGTATCTGAACCTCTACGGCACCCCCGGCGAGCGGCCCCAATTGGCCGACGCGGTCGAGCAGGCGCGGCTCGCCGAGCAGGCCGGGTTCGAGTGGGTCGTGCTCGGCGAACGGCACCTGCACCGGCCCGGGTACCACGAGATCCTCACGTCGATGACGTGGCTGGCCGCGCACACGTCCCGGATCGGGATCGCGACGGCCGGGATCGTGGCGCCGCTGTACGACCCCGTCGTACTCGCGGAGACGCTGGCGCACATCGACGTGCTGTCGGGCGGGCGGCTGACCGCCGGGTTCGTGCTCGGGTACCGGCCGGAGGAGTTCGCGCTGTACGGCGTGACGCAGCCGGAGCGGGTCGCGCGGTTCGAGGAGGGGCTGGAGATCCTGACGGGGCTGTGGACGTCCGACGAGGTCACGTACGAGGGGAAGTTCACCAGCATCCAGGACGCGTACCTGTCGCCGCGACCGGTCCAGTCGCCGCGTCCGCGGTTGTGGAACGGCGGGCGGGTGTCGGCGGTGCTGGAACGCACCGCCCGCATGTGCGACGGCTGGACCACGTCGTTCAACGAGCTGGACGCGGACCTGCCGGCCAAGATCGCGGAGTACCTGTCGTATCCGCGCGGCGCCGGGACGCTGGGGCAGGAGGTCATTCTCTGCCGGGAGGGGTACTGCGCTCCCACGTCGCAGGACGCCCGCGCCGCGCTGGAGGAGCCGCTGCGTGACCTGTACGACGCCTACACGGGCTGGAAACGCACCTCCACCGACGTCAGCCGCTACACCCAGGGCTGGGACGAGATCGTGGACCGCAGTGTCATCGGCTCCCCGGCCGAATGCGCCGACCGCCTGGCCCACTACGAACAGCTGGGCGCCGACGGCCTGATCCTCCGGATCCAGCCCCCCGGCATGCCCCAATCAGACGCCCTCCGAGCCATCGAGTCCTTCGGCAACCTCTTGTAGCGGCCTCGCCGTCGGCGGTATCACGCGTCCCGGAGGAGGCAGCGGCGCGCGTCGTACGTCAAGGGTGACCCGCACGGCGGCTGCGGTCGTAGCCTGAGGCGGACGGAGGGGGTGCGGATGGACGTCCAGCTGGTGTTCTGGGGCGTCGTGCTGGCGCGGTTCGTGCTGCCGTTCCTGATCCTGCGGTACCCGCTGCCGGCGATCCTCGGGTGTCTGCTGCTCGACGGCGTGGACCAGACGATCTTTCAGCTTTTCGGCGTCGACCCGCCGAACTACCAGAGCTACGACAAGGCGATGGACGTGTTCTACCTGTCGATCGCCTACCTCGCCAGCCTGCGCAACTGGGCCAACCCGGCAGCGGTCCGGATCAGCCGGTTCCTGTTCTTCTACCGTCAGGTCGGCGTGGTGCTGTTCGAGCTCACCGGTCTCCGGTTCCTGCTGCTGGTGTTCCCGAACACGTTCGAATACTTCTTCATCGCGTACGAGGGGGTGCGCGCCCGGCGGAACCCGCTGCGCTACGGATTCCGGTTCTGGGCGCAGGTCGCGGCCGGTATCTGGATCTTCGTCAAGCTGCCGCAGGAGACGTGGATCCACATCGCGCAGCTCGATCTGACCGACGCGATCCGCGACGTATCGTGGTTCCTGCCCGCGCTGATCGTGGCGCTGCTGGTATTAGCGGCAGTCCTGTGGTTCGTGGTCCGGCCGCGGATCCGGCCGCCTGACTGGGCGTTGCGACTGGACGCGGACCCGTTGCCGGTCGAGATGGACGAGGCCAGCGAGCGGATGGCGTACCGCGCGGCGCACAACCGGGTGCTGGACCTGGCGGCGTTCGAGAAGATCGTTCTGATCGGGTTGATCAGTGTGATCTACGGGCGGGTGCTGCCCGGCGTACAGGCGAGCGACCTCGCGCTGTTCACCGGCATCGCGGTCTTCGTCGTGCTGAACTCCGCGATCGGTCTGTGGAGCGCACGACGCGGGTACGGATGGGACTCCGCGGCGCTCTCGTTCGGCGTCCTGCTGGTGATCAACATCGTCATGGTCCTCGTCGCCGACCTGCTGCTGACGCGGGGCGACGGCGCGCTGTCGCTGCCGGACACGCTGTTCTTCGTCTTCCTGGTCACCGTCCTGACGATGCTCTACGACCGCTACCACCCGGTCAGCGAGTACCGCGCCACCGCAGCAACCAAAGCCGCCGCCCAGTGAGCTGTCCCGTGAGCTGAAGGAGAGCATCGTGCCGGAGCCCGACGAGAGCACCACCGCAACCCACCGACGCCCCGGCGAGGTCGAGGTCCCCGAATGGCCCAGCCGATGGGTCGGCTGGATCCTGTTCGCCGGCGTGATGATGATCGTGCTCGGGATGATCCACGCGTTCCAGGGCCTGGTCGCGATCTACGACGACACGTACTTCCTGGTCCGCACCGCCCGCCTGGCGGTCCACCTCGGCTACGAGACCTGGGGCTGGATCCACCTGGCCGTAGCCCTGTTCGTCATCGTCGCCGGCGTAGCCCTCCTCAACGGCCGCCTGTGGGGCCGGGTGATAGGAGTCGTCCTGGCAGTCCTCAGCCTCCTGCTGAACATGGCGTTCCTGGCCGCCTACCCCAGCTGGTCCACCATCACCATCGCCGTAGACGTCCTGATCATCTGGGCCCTCACCGTCCACGGCCACGAAATGCACCAGATGCTCAACGCCAACAAACGCCAGCCGTAATCAGCACGCGGGGGTGCACTCAGGCTTTCAGGCCCGACATGGCTATGGAGTCGGTCAAGTAGCGCTGGAGGAGGCCGAAGACGAGCAGGCTGGGGACGACGGTGATGGTGGCGCCGGCCATGACCTGGTTGATGGGGACCGCTTGGGTTTGGAGGGTGGCGAGGCCGACGGTGAGGGTTTGCATCTTGCCGGACTGGCCGATGACCAACGGCCAGAGGAAGTCGTTCCAGTGCCACAGGAAGACGAAGATCCCGAGCGTCGCCAGCACCGGCCGGATGAGCGGCATGACGATGGTGGTGAAGATCCGCCACTCGGACGCACCGTCGATCTCGGCGGCTTCGAACAGCTCGTCCGGGAGTTGCATGATGAACTGCCGCATCAGGAAGACGGCCTGGGAGTTGGCCAGCGTCGGCACGATCAGCCCCCAGTAGCTGTCCACCCAGTCGAACCGCGCGACCAGGATGTACGACGGGATCAGCGTCGCCTGGAACGGCACCATCAGCGTCGCGAGGAACGCCCAGAACATGATCTCCCGCCCCGGGAACTTCTTCTTCGCGAACGCGTACCCCGCCATCGACGCGAACAGCAGCACGCAGACGACCGACACCAGCGAGTAGAGCAGCGAGTTCACCGTCCATCGTGGGATGTCCGAGCTCGACAGCACGTGGGAGAAGTTCTCGAGCGTGAAGTTCGCCGGGTTCAGCGCGTCCGGGAACGTCTGTCCGCTCGGCGGCGCGAACGCGACCAGGACCATCGCGGCGAACGGCACGATCGTCACGATCGCGGTCAGCGTCAGCAAGGTCGGCAACGTCAAGCGGGCCGCCGTACGCCGGCCTGCCGTCGGGGCCTCCACGACCGGCCGCACCGGAGGCCGTTCGAGTACCTGAGCCATCAGTCGTCCCTCCCGACGAGCCGGCGCTGTACGAGCGAGACGATCAGCACGATCAGGAACAGCACCAGGCCGATCGCGCTGGCGTAGCCGAAGTCGAAGTACTTGAAGCCGCTGTCGTAGAGGAAGTACACGAGCGAGTAGCTGGACCGCACCGGGCCGCCGCCGGTCATCACGTACATCGCGTCGAAGACCTGGAACGCGCCGATGGTCTCGATCACCAGCACGAAGAACAGCACCGGCCGCAGCTGCGGCAGCGTCACGAACCTGAACCGCTGCCATGACCCGGCGCCGTCGATCATCGCCGCCTCGAGGTACGACTTCGGCACCGCCTGCAGACCCGCGAGCAGGATCAGCATCGAGTACCCGAAGCCCTTCCAGGCCGACGTCACCGCGATCGACGGCAGCACGGTGCTGGACTGGCTGAGGAAGTCGATCGGCCCGATGCTCACCAGCCCGAGTGCGGCGTTCAGCAGGCCGTCCTGTGCGTCGTAGATCCATTTCCAGATGACCGCGGCCAGCACGATGCTGGTGACGTACGGCAGGAAGAACACGCCCCGGAAGAACTCGCGCTTCCAGACGACCTGATGCAGCAGCATCGCGGTGCCGAGCGAGAGCAGGACCGTCAGCGGTACGAAGATCACCGTGTAGGTGACGGTGACCAGTAGCGCTTCGTGGAACACCTTGTCCGACAACAGTCGCGTGTAGTTGTCGAGGGCAATGAAATCCCATTTGCCGCTGATCCGGTAGTCGGTCAGCGACAGCAGGAACGCGCCGATCACCGGTAAGAACCGGAACACCAGGAACAGAACGAGCATGGGGGCGACGAACAGCAGGCCGACCCATGGCCGGCGGCGCGGCCCGAAGCGGGAACGCGAAACCGGCTGACCGGACACGGGTCCCGCCCGACCCGTGCCCGGCACCTGGCGTGCCTCCGTCAACGTTGTCTCGACAGGAGGTCGTTGGCCTGCTTCGCCGCGTCGTCGAGGGCCTGCTGGGGCTGCTTCTTACCGGTCAGCACCGCCTGGATCTCGGTGCTCAGCATCGACATGATCTGCCGCGCCGACGGGTTCGCCTCACCCGGGACGGCGTACTGCAGGGCGTCGTGGAACTTCGCCACGGTCGGGTCGGTCGACTCGGACTTCGCGTCGTTGCGCGGCGAGTAGAAACCCGACGCCTTGCTCAGACCGTCCAGCTGGGCCGACTGCTCCATGAAGGACAGGAACTTCTTCGATGCGTCGACGTTGTCCGACGCCGCGTTCAGCACCAGCCCACCCGGGATCCCGTACCCGACCTGCTTCTTGCCGGTCAGCGGCGAGCCGATCTCGACGTTCCCCGCGCCCCAGGTCTTCGTGACCGTGGCCACGTCGGCCGGCACGCTGGTCATCGCCATCGCGACCTGACCCTTGCCGAACGGCGAGTCGGCGACCACGTTGCCCGCGGTGAGCGCGGTCTTCGGGATCGCGCCCTCGTCCCACAGCGACTTCAGGAACGTCAGCGCCTCCACACCCGGAGCCTGGTTGAACGTGACGGACTTGCCGTCGTCGGCGAACACCTTGCCGCCGGCCTGCCACAGCAGCGGGTAGAAGTTCAGGTTCAGCGTCGCCTCCGGCGAGGCCGAGTAGTCCAGCGTCGAGAACCCGGCCGCCTTGAGCTTCGGCGCGGCCGCCTTGATCTCGTCCCAGGTCTCCGGCGGCTTGCTGATCCCGGCCTTGGTCAGGACGGTCTTGTTGTACATCGTCGTCGTGACCGTGTGGTAGATCGGGACGCCGTACACCTTGCCCTCGACGGTCAGGCCGGGGATCGCGGCCGGCAGGAACTTGTCCTTCTCCGGCGCGACCACGTCGTCGATCGGCTCCAGCGAGCCGCTCTTCACGTACTGCGGGATCTGGTCCGGGATCATCAGCAGCACGTCCGGGCCCTTCTTGCCCGAGAACGCGGCCGCGACCTTCTCCTCACGGTTCGCCCACGGCTGCGCCTCGATCTTGAGGTCGATCCCGGAGTTCGCCGCCTCGAAGTCGGTCTCGACCTTCTTCCAGTAGGCGTCGCTGGCCGCCTGGTCGGCGATCACCGGGTACATCCAGAGCGTGACGCTCTTCTTCGAGTCCGCGGAGCCCGAGTCGCCTCCGCCGCAGGAACTGAGCGCGGCGGCGAGAACAAGCGCCGTGAGTGGTGCCGCGATGCGGCGGACGGTGGAAATCATCGCACCCCCAGGGTGTCCGGAAGTCAGGGCCGGAAGTAGTTGCACCGAATAACGGTCAGGACCGAAAGTAGCCGGGGTGAATTTCCGCTGTCAACGGCTGATATCAATCCGGAACAGCTCGGAGCCGCTCGTCATCAGCAACTGGTGGTCTCCCCGGACCCCGAGCCGCCGGTGCGCGTGCTCGACGAACAGCGTCGGGACGGCCTTCTTCCCGGGCTCGATCCGGTAGATCTTGTTCAGGTCGATGCTCACGTAGACCGCCTCCCGGGTGGACACGATGTCCCCGCTGGAGGTCGTCGTACCGAGCGTGAAGGACTTCTTCAGCTTGCCGCTGTCCGGGGCCACCGCGAAGACCGTCTTGCCGGCCACGCCCCAGAGCAGGCCGTCCGGGCCCATCGTGACCGACGAGACCGTCGCCGCACCCGGCACCGGCACGGTCTCCCAGAGCTTCTTCTTCCTGGCCACGTCCCACGCGAATACTGTGCCCGCTTCCCGGGTCGGCGGTGTGGTGGTCAGCCCGCCGGCGATCGACGTGCCGCCGTACACGATGCCGCAGTCGGCGGTGAGCCCGAAGACCGACTCGTCCTGTACGACGTTGCGGTACTTCTCCGCCGTACCGGTCTTCGGGTCGTAGATCACCAGCGCGCCGCCGAGCCGGTCGCCGTCCGGGACGGTGCCGACCGCGATCTTGCCGTTCACCTCGGCCAGCGCGCGGGCGCGGGTCTGGAACAGGTCCGGTTTCAGGTTGAGCGCCTGGACCGGGTTGTCCGGCGTCCCGGGCGGGCCCGGGGAGTACTCCGGACTGCTCCACGGCTTCGACGTGTCATAGGAGTAGAGGCGGGCCTCCGGATAGGCGCCGACCCAGACCTTGCCGTCGGAGCCCTCCATCAGCGCCTCGACCTGGGAGAACCGGTTGAACGTCGCCGCACCGGTGTCCGGGTTGACGACGGACACGCCGCCGTTCAGGAAGCCGCCGGCGTAGATGTTGTTCTTGCCGCCGGCGACGGACAGGATCTCGATCGGCTCCCGCCGGACCTTGGTCTGGAAGATCTCGGACTTGCCGGTCTGCGGGTTGTACCGGAACTCCTCGCCGCGCCACAGGGTGCCGACCACGCTGGTCCCGGGGTAGTCGGGCAGGTCCAGGTCGGCGTACCCGATCGAGCGGGCGTTCTGGATCCGGCCGGTGAAGGTCAGGCCGGTCCCGGTCAGGGTCTTGGTGGCCGGGTCGTACTTCTTCAGCTCACTGGCCTGGATCATGTACAGCGATCCGTCGGCGCCGATCGGCGAGATGTCCAGGCCGTGCTCGTTCTGGATCTCGTCGACCCAGGTCCGCGACGCGATGTCCCAGACGTACATCGGGCCCGGGAACGCGGTGCTGACCCGGGTGTACACGCGGCCGCCGCGGACGTTGAGGTCGTAGACGACCTTGTCCTTCGGGTCGCCCATCGTGGGCGGCGCCGGGATCTCGGTGACCGCGCCGGTGGCCACGTCGACCTCCTGGAAGTACGCGTCCGGCTCGGTGCCGGTGTAGAGCTTGCCGTTCGCGTAGTCGATGCTCTTCACGTATCCCTGGCCGGCCTTGATCGTGCCGTAGTCGCGCACTGCGCCGGTCGCGTGGTCGTAGCTGAACACCCGGCCGTGCGGATACGTGCCGCCGTACACGTTGCCCTGCTCGTCGACGGTGATCCGCAGGATGAATGTCTCGGCTGCCAGGGGCCGGCCCAGGTCCTCCGCGGTGGTCGCGCCGGGCTTCAGCCGGTACAGGTGGCCGTTGTTGTAGGTGCCGGCGTAGATCGTGCCGTCCGGCGCGGCCGCGACCGCGTAGCTCCCGTCGGCGCCGGGCAGCGCCGCGGACAGCAGGCTGTCGCCGGTGGCCGGGTCGATGGCGTTCAGGTACGCCGGGCTGCCGCTGGACACGTTCCAGATCGCGGTCTTGCCGCCCGGGCCGGGCGCGACGGTGCCGCCGATCAGGAGTACGTCGGACAGCGGAACGCCCAACGAGGTCAGGGTCGCTGTCGGCGGATGGT from Kribbella sp. NBC_00709 carries:
- a CDS encoding ABC transporter substrate-binding protein; translation: MISTVRRIAAPLTALVLAAALSSCGGGDSGSADSKKSVTLWMYPVIADQAASDAYWKKVETDFEAANSGIDLKIEAQPWANREEKVAAAFSGKKGPDVLLMIPDQIPQYVKSGSLEPIDDVVAPEKDKFLPAAIPGLTVEGKVYGVPIYHTVTTTMYNKTVLTKAGISKPPETWDEIKAAAPKLKAAGFSTLDYSASPEATLNLNFYPLLWQAGGKVFADDGKSVTFNQAPGVEALTFLKSLWDEGAIPKTALTAGNVVADSPFGKGQVAMAMTSVPADVATVTKTWGAGNVEIGSPLTGKKQVGYGIPGGLVLNAASDNVDASKKFLSFMEQSAQLDGLSKASGFYSPRNDAKSESTDPTVAKFHDALQYAVPGEANPSARQIMSMLSTEIQAVLTGKKQPQQALDDAAKQANDLLSRQR
- a CDS encoding LLM class flavin-dependent oxidoreductase; its protein translation is MRLGLYLNLYGTPGERPQLADAVEQARLAEQAGFEWVVLGERHLHRPGYHEILTSMTWLAAHTSRIGIATAGIVAPLYDPVVLAETLAHIDVLSGGRLTAGFVLGYRPEEFALYGVTQPERVARFEEGLEILTGLWTSDEVTYEGKFTSIQDAYLSPRPVQSPRPRLWNGGRVSAVLERTARMCDGWTTSFNELDADLPAKIAEYLSYPRGAGTLGQEVILCREGYCAPTSQDARAALEEPLRDLYDAYTGWKRTSTDVSRYTQGWDEIVDRSVIGSPAECADRLAHYEQLGADGLILRIQPPGMPQSDALRAIESFGNLL
- a CDS encoding DUF7144 family membrane protein translates to MPEPDESTTATHRRPGEVEVPEWPSRWVGWILFAGVMMIVLGMIHAFQGLVAIYDDTYFLVRTARLAVHLGYETWGWIHLAVALFVIVAGVALLNGRLWGRVIGVVLAVLSLLLNMAFLAAYPSWSTITIAVDVLIIWALTVHGHEMHQMLNANKRQP
- a CDS encoding mandelate racemase/muconate lactonizing enzyme family protein, with protein sequence MSLAAQPAGLPDGGSAPISAIKTRVVSATYRRPFQISSGVSTELISLVVEVHTADGAIGIGETSPMTAYTGETLAGVQAAIEEHLAPALIGRDPLDRAGAHVVMDAVLRGQQVAKSGLDIALYDLAGRLCGWPVHAILGGSVRDRVQTTWVVGLGTLDEMAAEAAEYAGRGFMHLKVKGGQDPAKDLELIRAVRAAIPADAELCLDANEGYDATTALPYLAKMSAAGLTLLEQPLPRWDLTGLVRLRDRLDVRVMVDESMHSLHDALEIARRGAADVLNIKILKVGGLHRALQIANVAEAAGLAVKVGSMPELGVATLAAVHLAAAVPGATVAADLVGPLMVDEDPLAPSVFADCDGWIDVPQGPGLGHEV
- a CDS encoding carbohydrate ABC transporter permease — protein: MLVLFLVFRFLPVIGAFLLSLTDYRISGKWDFIALDNYTRLLSDKVFHEALLVTVTYTVIFVPLTVLLSLGTAMLLHQVVWKREFFRGVFFLPYVTSIVLAAVIWKWIYDAQDGLLNAALGLVSIGPIDFLSQSSTVLPSIAVTSAWKGFGYSMLILLAGLQAVPKSYLEAAMIDGAGSWQRFRFVTLPQLRPVLFFVLVIETIGAFQVFDAMYVMTGGGPVRSSYSLVYFLYDSGFKYFDFGYASAIGLVLFLIVLIVSLVQRRLVGRDD
- a CDS encoding carbohydrate ABC transporter permease, translating into MAQVLERPPVRPVVEAPTAGRRTAARLTLPTLLTLTAIVTIVPFAAMVLVAFAPPSGQTFPDALNPANFTLENFSHVLSSSDIPRWTVNSLLYSLVSVVCVLLFASMAGYAFAKKKFPGREIMFWAFLATLMVPFQATLIPSYILVARFDWVDSYWGLIVPTLANSQAVFLMRQFIMQLPDELFEAAEIDGASEWRIFTTIVMPLIRPVLATLGIFVFLWHWNDFLWPLVIGQSGKMQTLTVGLATLQTQAVPINQVMAGATITVVPSLLVFGLLQRYLTDSIAMSGLKA